CAATCAGCGGAATCAAATTAAACGCTAGCGAATCTGCGTCCCAAAATCGAATTTACTACAACTTCGATCGACTCCAAATGACGCACTAGCACAGGAGTTCGTCAACCTTTCCGGGCAGGATGGTACAGCTCAATGGAAACTAAATTTGTATCTTTTCTCTCCTTACTCTCTACATGACTTGTTCTGTTAGAAATCTTCAATCGAATCATCGCCATTCGGAAGCTGTATGGAAGAATTCAAGGGTTTAGCAGAGCCTGGAATGGCCCTTTGCCTTATGTCATGATCTCTAAAGCCAGCGCAGTCGAGGTAAGTCAAACCGAAGCCGGACAGGGGAAACACAGCtcaaatcaaatttatcgCTCAAGGACAGCACTTTCATTGCTTATATTGTTCACTTACTAACAGTTTTAGTTCAATTTTACtccatttgattgtttttgaaAGTTATTCGAAGAGCGGAAGGTCTATTTTTAATATAGTCGTATGTGACCTTGTCATTGATAACCGTGATGGTGCTAACAACTATCCACTTCCCAGCATGCTGCTGTAACGAAGTACTGAGCACCATCGAAGTCTATATATCGTATCTCAATCAAACGAAAATCAGGTAGcagtataaaaaaaactaaacgcGTActtcaaaaaaggaaaatagcTATATAATTCTACAATAAAACCATTATCTTTGAACTAAGAGTAAACTTTATCACCatcatcaaatgcagcttcgCTAACCTTCAAACGCTTTTTCCGGTTGTATCGCTAAGTAAGCTTCAAACAGAGCGAAGCCACGATTGGGGGAATGTGATGTCATGCAGTGAAAAACCTTCAATGAAACATTGCGAGCGCCTTTAAGCCAAACAGCGTTAATTTTGTGTATATATTTGGCTTCCACGTGAGCTTTTTTCCAGGGTCGAAGGGACAGATGAATCGAAACTAAACACAGCAAAATTGTCGTTAGTTGAAATGAAGTTAATATTTGAAGGAATTAGAAATTATTCCTTACAAGGAAAACTTCTGATCAAGCGAAATCCAGTTAAAATTGGGCGAAGCAACCATTGAAATTCAAGGCTAACATTTTTGAATATTCTCGACGTTTGGCAATCGCTTCGAATGGCATCCAAAAAACTAACACTCATATATTCGAATGAGTCTTGGATGAACAACCGGATTTCTTGAAAACTATATTTAACCAGCCAACTCGCCGATGAAGTTTGTTTTAGTAATGCctttgaaattaaatgaaatttaaattaattaacctAAGAGATGAATCGTAGCAGCAAGGAATCAAAGAGAGGAACTCCGTGAGCACTGCTTTATTATTTgtatgcaataaaatgtagGATGTGGAATCTATGCTTTCACTGAATTTTAAAACCGGTTTAGCAGCCAGTTATTCTTCTACCGCTGTATTTACTTCTAACCGGAGGAAGCTACTGCTCGAATGTGGTTTTTCAAATTAATGTATTAGTGCCAAAGTCGTATTAGCAAAAAATTTGCCACTTTTTgcctttttaatttttttttataatcttCTTCAAGTTACCACCATGATGGCGCTCAAAACCATACCCAAACCAAATCCATTCGCCTATTTAATAGGTCAGACACCGTATTGTAAAGCATGGATAAAAGTAGCTGAATATCAATCAATCGATAACACAGATCGGTACAAGTTTGAGCATGATTAAAAAACACCATTTTGAAATGGCTCTACATATGCACATATAGATACTATAATTATATAACCGTGAAACGAAACCACGAGCCACTTGCAGTCAAACGCTGACTACATTAGATACCGTTGACTGGCGacattatatatttatttatttatctattTAAGTTAGATTTTATTTCTGTGATCCACTGTGAGAAGCTGGTTGCACTGGTTATGAAAAGCAATCCACTGCTTTTTGCACTGCTTGACGATTTACCATTGAATAGAGATAATGTGAAACAACAGCCATGATTAAATACGCAATTTGTTAACTTGTGAGAAACAAACTCGAAACCTATTGCGAAACCAAATGCCATAGCATTCAGAAGTGCATCTTTAAAAGTAGAAATTCATCTGACCATGAACAACCTGAAGCAGTATACACCAAAGCAGGTTACAGTGCCCAATTATCATACGTTGCAGTTACACGTGGTACCAGCACAGTACGGATTCTTTATCGTGATCTGCATTGTTCAAAGCATGCCTCAACATAACGGATCTCTTGCACCCATTCCGTATCGTAAAATGGACGAAAACGCGACAGTTCCCAGGCCCTGTTCGGACAAAATCACAACGCTCGCCACGCAATTATCTCGACGACCTTGTGCGCTTCAAGCTTCAAGTTCAAGCTCTTTGTGCTCCCACAACACCCTAATGACGGCGTCCTACAATCTTGAATACGACATCGAAACTAACAAATGGATACCTCGAAACCTGGATTGCTCCTTCAGGGTCCAATTGTCATTTGAGTTGTTGATGAGTTCATTAATAAACATAAGACTTGTGCAAATGCCCGAAATGCATAAAGCATGCAGCTGCAGTTTTCTAGCACAGTGCTTAgtttattaatttcaaacTTACGGACTTACtcttgaaaatattttcctacTTATACGAAGAGGTCCTTTGTATAAGAAGTGGCACATGTGAATtactttttttaaacactAATGTTAAACACCTTTGAACTCTGTTTAGTTAAAATTATTACTTTTCTCTCCTTTTACAGCGTATCCTCGGCAGCCAAAAGCATATAGAAAAAAGCCATGATTATGAGTTTCTGAAGCCATGGTTAGGAACGGGTTTGCTTACGAGCCCTGGGAAGAAGTGGCATCCACGGCGCAAGATTCTGACTCCTGCCTTTCACTTCAAGATTCTGGACGACTTTGTAGACATCTTTCAGGAACAAAGCGCTGTGCTAGTAAAGCGGCTTGCTGCCGAGCTGGGTAACGAGGAAGGATTCAACTGTTTCCCGTATGTGACTCTGTGTGCTCTCGACGTTGTGTGTGGTAAGCAGAGCAACAATTCTAGCTTAACtgttacaaaataaaatttcactaTTTTTTCGACAATAGAAACAGCCATGGGACGGCAAGTTAATGCACAATGCAACTCAGATTCCGAATATGTGAAAGCTGTGTACCAGTAAGTACTCGAAACCCCACTTTTTATAAAAACTATCGACACTTTATTTAGCCGGATTGTTTTATCAAATCTATTATACTCTGCAGAATTGGAAGCATCGTACAGAATCGACAGCAAAAAATTTGGCTACAACCAGATTTCATCTTTAAACTAACGCAAGATTATAAGGATCATCAAAAGTGCCTCGGAATTTTACACGAGTTTTCTAATCGAGTCATCCATGAACGGAAGGAGGAAATTAGACTCCAGAAGCTTATTGACGACAAgaataataacaaacaaaacggcaacgGTCAAGACAATCAGGATGGGAACAATAACAAAGACGAATATCTGTCGCATGAAGAATTTGGACGTAAGAAACGACTCGCCTTCCTGGATCTGCTTATCGAGGCTTCACAGGACGGTACGGTTCTTACCCACGAGGACATTCGTGAAGAGGTTGACACGTTTATGTTCGAGGGTCATGACACAACATCGGCAGCCATCTCTTGGATTTTGCTATTGCTCGGAACCAACCCGGCCATCCAGGATCGTATCGTAGAAGAAATCGATCAGATCATGGGAGGAGATCGTGAACGTTTCCCCACAATGCAGGAGTTGAACGAGATGAAATATCTGGAGGCTTGCATCAAAGAAGGTTTGCGCCTGTATCCGAGTGTACCACTCATAGCTCGGCGATTAACCGAAGATGTTGACATCGATGGATATGTGTTACCAGCTGGAACAACAGCTATGATCGTCGTATACCAATTGCATCGCAATCCAGAAGTGTTTCCCAATCCTGATAAATTTAATCCGGATCACTTCCTACCTGAAAATTGTCGAGGCCGTCATCCATACGCGTATATCCCATTTAGTGCTGGGCCACGGAATTGCATAGGTCAGAAGTTTGCAGTATTAGAAGAGAAGTCAATCATTTCTGCCGTACTGCGTAAGTACCGAATCGAAGCGGTCGATCGAAGAGAGAATCTTACGTTGCTAGGTGAATTAATTCTACGACCTAAAAACGGATTACGCATTCGAATCTTTCAACGAAACTGAGCATGATAATTCTTGTAGTATGGCAAGGcttgaaaatcgaaaaacataaaattacgCCAGTGAGCATTATGACAAGAAAATACATATCGTAAGAAACGTAGCTATTATTGTTCCGGGTTATGGTGCATACACAAGCAAATTGTTACGATCAGGCGCTTCTGTGTGATAAATACTTGCTCAGagcgatatatatatatatatatatatatatatatatatatatatatatatatatatatatatatatatatatatatatatatatatatatatatataatttaaaataatcgaTGAGCCTCAGGACTGGTATCCGGCTAAGTGAAAAATTCCAAGTCATAGATATCCTCAATAAACATACattcttttaaaaaaaggCATCTATAAACCGACACCGATAAAACGCatgatgaataaaacaatcaaacacaaaTGTTGAATTACGAAACACATATAACCTGCATTTGCAAATTCATATAGCTTTATTCTGAATAATAACCCAATATAGATAATGTTGTGATATTCCAATAAGTAATAAAGTTGGTAAAATTCATAAACGAAGCACCTAGTACGTGAAGTGATAccgaatttttaatttttattattattattatctcaGTATTCCGATTCCTGAATAATTGGAGATATGCGAAGAGCTATACTAATCTActaatttttcacattttactGCCTATAAATATTGCTATATTCAATGTTATGTTTTCATAACtagaaaataatttcaatacaCGAATAAGCTGTAATTTACTTTTCATGATCTAGACATAATTATTTCCTCGCAGTTTTCAATCATTTACTGCTGGATTTGTTACTTTTCAAAAATGTTTACTAGCAGACTGTGCATACACACATCCGAATACAATGCTCATAAATATGGATTCAttcatataaaaataaacaacttaTTAATAAATGATGAGcaacattttttaattgattacaATATTTGCCTAACATTTGGACACAACATGTATTATACCAAATTTTTTAATGGCGCATAATATAgcaatcaattaaaatgtgCAATATAAACTGTTACTTCTTATTTAGTTCCTTAATTATGTTTATAAATCAAACTTTTCCAAGTGTGTATCAACTGAGAACGACTGACTCATTGCACTAATTTATTGCGTGCGAAGTTTATTCGGATCATGGTAGTGCGAAGGGGCTACGCTCGGAtgtggtggaggtggaaaacATCGGACATGTTCAACATTAGATCCTTCGATATCGTTGCTCTTCAGGTACTTATTTAAAATAGCAAATATTTGTGAATTCAGTACCTGGAAACGGCGGATGCGATCAACCATTCGTTTAAGATTCTgcgaattgaaaaaaatacaatacgTTTTTGAAGCCAAAGTTATCTTAGAAGGCATGCAAGAAAGTAAATGGAGATTTTTGAAAACGAGATATATTAAGCTTAATTTAGAAATATTCATTAGGTGTTTTCTATCAATAgagttatttgtttgttgatgttgccaAAATTAATCATATATTTGTAAGGCTTCTGAATATCATTATGTATGCAAtataaaatcattcaaataTCTGCTGTATGATGTGCATATCTGAGATCCTATTTTTCATTACTTTGGCGTACAAATCAGATTGATAGCTTTTAACATGATAAACTAATCAAATACTTACGATTCCTTTCACCGTGTCGTCTTTGCCATCTACTCGCTGCACACGAAGAATATGATAGCAAAAATCAAGAGCTTCAAACTTTCGCTGTTGATTAAGGAGCACAATTATTGTGCAACCAGCCCAATGCAATCCCTCTCCAAATAATTCCCTGTGAACGataatatttttatcaattattcCGTGTATCCATGTCGTCAGCGCTGTCAGTTTATAATTGGGTTTCCTACTTACTCGACCATGTATTCAGTACCAGCTACAGGAATGCAATAAACAAATTGTAAAGCTGACCAGAGTCTATGGAACTCAGAGCATTCGTCGATGTTCATGACACCATTAATCGGAGCGGGACCCATCCAAATAGAATCGTCAAGAAATGATTTCACACGGCCAAGAATTACTTCAAAGATACTCAGGCCACAGCACAAACGTTCACGTGTTAACAAATCTCCTTCACGTGCAATCATTGCTTgctaaaaaagaaagacaaatcACAATCATTTTCAAAACTCGTTTTCAACGCCTACTAGTAACTAGTAGCTAACTTACTTTAGCAGTTCCAAGTTTTTCCACATTAGGTACTATCTGCAGTGACGCATACTTAGCTTCTAATCGCTTCTGCTTGCTCTCCGGCTTTTCACCATCTTTACAGAAAGGACGCGGCAAAATATTCTGGAAAGGTGCCGCATGCAGAAGGTCGCATACCTCCTCTTGAGATAATGCTTGTTCAATGAGTAAACAGAACAACAGCGAATTGCCCATCTCACGGAAAGATTGAAACAACTCAGTTTTCGCGTCAGGATACTGCACGATATCTACCAGATGTGCCTGATAGTAGCTCAGAACACCTGGTGATCCATAATCGCACAACGGTAATTTGCAGCACTTGGGCATAGCGGACATGAGCGTCTTGGTAAATTGCAGAAGATTGCCCTGTACTAAGGGTTTTACAATGTCCTTCAAAATAATTTCCATTACTACGGCAATACCTTGGTAGCCGAGCAATCGACAAATAGCATGGAAATGTGGCGCTCCGACAAAACCATTGTACTGACTGTATTGCGTAGAATAAGCTGCATTCAACGGTTTTGACCCCCACAGATAATAATGAGACATAACTGGAGCTTTCTCACGAGTGATGGCACCAGAAAAAGATATTTGTAGTTTATTACGAACAAACCGATTAGTAGCAGCATTATAGCAATAGTTTGCAAGGAAGTCGTAGTTCAGCTCAACGAACACATGAAGTGTTATACGCCCATACGGTGCCAGTACGTTATGGTTTGCTTCCTTCAGCATGGCATCGAAATCATCTAATGCCAGCCATTTTGAAAGAAGCTTGTGGCATAGCTTGTTCACCGATAGCAGCGCCTCCAGCTCGACAACCCCAGTTATGTCGCTCGCCTCAAATCTACAAATCGCCAACTCAAGGCTCTTCTGCATATCAGCATTAATGCGCTGGGTAATAAGCTTGTTCAGATCAATAGAGCGTCCAAGCAACTGTACGTGTCGTTGTTTTAAAAGAGTTTCATAGCGATTATTTCGAGGATACGACTGAAAGTTGAATCCTAAAACCTCACACTCCACACGAAATCGCTTATCAAGATAGATGCTACCAGCCAGTTGTTTGTAGTGGGCAAACACTTGTTCGCTCAATTTGTATACAAATTGATCGAAGCACAAATTCACCTCGGCTTCTACCTCGTCGTACAGAAATTGTTTACGGAAGATGGTGAGTGCATACAACGCAGAGTCATTGTACAGATCCAATGGATAGAGTACATACTCCATCATCGATGGTTCTTTGGTGCGCAAGATGTGATCAGTCAGAATCCAAGGCATCGACATCTCAATCGGAAATTGAATACGCTTTTCCATTGTAACCAAGTCACTACATTCTTCATTATGTTGATGTCGAACCGTACATTTCTGAAAAACATGTAAATGTAACTCAGAATTCAGTAAATGAATGCGCAAAAACCGAATGTGTTGCGCATGTAAGTAATAAACGACAATGtatatgaatttttaaacaaaattataatACTTACGTTTACTTTCCTACCCATAGTCATTTCCAGATAGAACTCTCGGTACCAGAGCTGCGAAAGAtcgcaacatttctgaagagTTTCGCTAAAGCTTAACAGATACGTCCAGTAAAAGGAAGCTTTATGGAATGAATCTATCTGTAACAGACACGATCCATCGATATCTTTGCGAAGCGTACGCTTTCCACCGGATTTATCCGCAATCAACGATTCCAACATCGTACGCACCATATAGAGTTGTGTTGATGAGGGGCCAACATTCAACCTGGGCACATTTATCGAAAATCCGCTGTCTGGGTCCTTCTTGCCCTTTAGTGCAGGATCCTGAGAAGGTTCTGTACCTTTTTGCCAATCAGCACAAGTTTCCCGAACGGACATTACGATCGATCTGATCagatcctttttatttttcactgcTTTACGCAAGGGCTCTCGCAGGACTAGCTGCACGAAATCCTGTAACTCGGCGTAGATGCTACGCCGGATCGCTTCACAAAGTACTGTTTCAATCCGTGCCATAAGCACCTGTAGACCTTTGATCATAGCTATTACTTCGATCAAAGCAAATTTTTCGTCTTCAGAATAATTATATCGCGTTGCGCGCTCGTACTCTTCCGCTTCTGCTGGACACTCCTTATTCTGATGGTGATCGGTTGGATGAAGCAATTTCCATGAGTAAAGCTCGGTTACCACGGACGTCCATTCGGCTAGTAACTGAAGCCCTCGCAATGCTAGATCTGccgttgctttattttccgcGTCCGTCGCATTATCCTTATAAGTAGTAGTTACTTCGTTACTGTACCGAGAAAGTTCAGAAATATATTTTACGTGATCATCCCTGATAGTTGGGAGATGAACCATCAAATCAGCTTGAGGACTAATTGCTGTCGAGCTTGATAAAGGCCATTTGCTAGGATCGAAATGTTTGCTGCGCTTAATGTAATTGAAAGGAGCAATCTGCATATCTCCAAAAAGAGGAACTACTTCcaaatttttaaatatgcGGTCAATTCTGTCCAGgcgtaacttttttttctgatccAGCTTGTTAATGTTACAGATTTCTGAATCCATCAAAAACAAGCCAAATCCCATTACCTTCACCAACATGTGCTTTTCTTCGGGAGTCATGTACATTTTAGAATCATACATATGTACGCAAATATTCACAACATCTGACAGTAACTCTTCGTAGCCCATTATCTTTTCAAGCGTATCTTTCACTGTGTCTCGTATTTTATTCTGTGTTGCGAGAAACATAGATAGGTTTTGCGATTCTTGCAAACTGTGAGAATCGGTCATAACTTTCAGAAATTGAGCTGCTCGCCGGTACGTACTGTAATCATTTTTGACGCttgatttcatatttttcaactCGTCCAATACAGCAAACATATTGATAAACTTTCCCAAAGTAAGAAGGTATGCTTCGGATACAAAGTCCTTACGTTTTTCAGCATGACATAATCGTTTTACCTCACCAGAAAATGCCTCTATAGCCTTACGCTGTACAATCGCAAACAAtaagataaacaaaacaaaaaaaatattaatattacCTCATGACGAGAATGCTAGGTTGATTTTTATGCTTGAttgttgttttgattgttgAAGTATTGAATAATCCCGTCGATAGATGCACCGCGTTGAATTTTTACTTACTTGAAAATACATGAAGTTGAGCAATTTGTTCACTTCAGGACTAAGCACTTCTACGGTTTTCTCGTAAATCTCCACTCTATTCGGTTGCTCATTAGATTTCGGCTGCGGTATTGCTCGCGAACAACAGCGCCAGGTATACAACATGACAGCATGCTTTTGCCCTTCGTCCAGAAGTTGATTCTACATCGATTTTAACAtgtaaaaaattcaaaatttattattatcaatCTAATAGTGCAGCGCGAAGCGAACGGCAGGAAACGATGTTTGTGAATATTTGATACATACCAGATTCGCGTGTGTAGTAGCTTCCTCGATGTATTTCGCTATGCCCGTCACAAAACCATTACGATCCTCAAAATTT
This genomic interval from Anopheles nili chromosome X, idAnoNiliSN_F5_01, whole genome shotgun sequence contains the following:
- the LOC128728696 gene encoding cytochrome P450 4c3-like; translation: MESLIGGSLVLTKLAKLFTLFSPVTLLLLTTVGCAIYVYNRRRAHIVRHIEKIPGPAGLPILGNTLHINVDHDEIFNRIIAIRKLYGRIQGFSRAWNGPLPYVMISKASAVERILGSQKHIEKSHDYEFLKPWLGTGLLTSPGKKWHPRRKILTPAFHFKILDDFVDIFQEQSAVLVKRLAAELGNEEGFNCFPYVTLCALDVVCETAMGRQVNAQCNSDSEYVKAVYQIGSIVQNRQQKIWLQPDFIFKLTQDYKDHQKCLGILHEFSNRVIHERKEEIRLQKLIDDKNNNKQNGNGQDNQDGNNNKDEYLSHEEFGRKKRLAFLDLLIEASQDGTVLTHEDIREEVDTFMFEGHDTTSAAISWILLLLGTNPAIQDRIVEEIDQIMGGDRERFPTMQELNEMKYLEACIKEGLRLYPSVPLIARRLTEDVDIDGYVLPAGTTAMIVVYQLHRNPEVFPNPDKFNPDHFLPENCRGRHPYAYIPFSAGPRNCIGQKFAVLEEKSIISAVLRKYRIEAVDRRENLTLLGELILRPKNGLRIRIFQRN
- the LOC128728626 gene encoding cytoplasmic FMR1-interacting protein, with protein sequence MAQEKITLADALSNVEVLDELPLPDEQPCIEAQPCSVVYQANFDTNFEDRNGFVTGIAKYIEEATTHANLNQLLDEGQKHAVMLYTWRCCSRAIPQPKSNEQPNRVEIYEKTVEVLSPEVNKLLNFMYFQRKAIEAFSGEVKRLCHAEKRKDFVSEAYLLTLGKFINMFAVLDELKNMKSSVKNDYSTYRRAAQFLKVMTDSHSLQESQNLSMFLATQNKIRDTVKDTLEKIMGYEELLSDVVNICVHMYDSKMYMTPEEKHMLVKVMGFGLFLMDSEICNINKLDQKKKLRLDRIDRIFKNLEVVPLFGDMQIAPFNYIKRSKHFDPSKWPLSSSTAISPQADLMVHLPTIRDDHVKYISELSRYSNEVTTTYKDNATDAENKATADLALRGLQLLAEWTSVVTELYSWKLLHPTDHHQNKECPAEAEEYERATRYNYSEDEKFALIEVIAMIKGLQVLMARIETVLCEAIRRSIYAELQDFVQLVLREPLRKAVKNKKDLIRSIVMSVRETCADWQKGTEPSQDPALKGKKDPDSGFSINVPRLNVGPSSTQLYMVRTMLESLIADKSGGKRTLRKDIDGSCLLQIDSFHKASFYWTYLLSFSETLQKCCDLSQLWYREFYLEMTMGRKVNKCTVRHQHNEECSDLVTMEKRIQFPIEMSMPWILTDHILRTKEPSMMEYVLYPLDLYNDSALYALTIFRKQFLYDEVEAEVNLCFDQFVYKLSEQVFAHYKQLAGSIYLDKRFRVECEVLGFNFQSYPRNNRYETLLKQRHVQLLGRSIDLNKLITQRINADMQKSLELAICRFEASDITGVVELEALLSVNKLCHKLLSKWLALDDFDAMLKEANHNVLAPYGRITLHVFVELNYDFLANYCYNAATNRFVRNKLQISFSGAITREKAPVMSHYYLWGSKPLNAAYSTQYSQYNGFVGAPHFHAICRLLGYQGIAVVMEIILKDIVKPLVQGNLLQFTKTLMSAMPKCCKLPLCDYGSPGVLSYYQAHLVDIVQYPDAKTELFQSFREMGNSLLFCLLIEQALSQEEVCDLLHAAPFQNILPRPFCKDGEKPESKQKRLEAKYASLQIVPNVEKLGTAKQAMIAREGDLLTRERLCCGLSIFEVILGRVKSFLDDSIWMGPAPINGVMNIDECSEFHRLWSALQFVYCIPVAGTEYMVEELFGEGLHWAGCTIIVLLNQQRKFEALDFCYHILRVQRVDGKDDTVKGINLKRMVDRIRRFQVLNSQIFAILNKYLKSNDIEGSNVEHVRCFPPPPHPSVAPSHYHDPNKLRTQ